Proteins from a single region of Streptomyces griseiscabiei:
- a CDS encoding MFS transporter — protein sequence MTTPAAFRRPAWAGRNYTLLTTAAVVTNLGSHGALIAAAFAVLESGGDGGDVGLVAAARTLPLVLFLLIGGAIADRLPRHRVMVAANTLNCLSQAVFAVLVITGTADLWQMMLLSALGGTGQAFFNPAAEGMLLSSVTAEQAGRAFALFRLASQGATMTGAALGGAMVAVIGPGWVLAVDAAAFAFAGALRAFLDVSHIPDREPGHGMLADLRDGWREFTGRTWLWAIVVQFSLVNAVIVAADAVYGPQVARDSLGGPGPWGLALGLFGAGNVVGALLMTRWKPRRLLLVGVLCVFPFALPSAALAVPAPISVLCVAMFVSGLSIEVFGVSWMTALHQEIPEDKLSRVAAYDWFGSVAMVPLAAALAGPAESTFGRTAALWGCAALCVAATAAVLGVRDVRNLTRRTVPVALAKPAGEPEAEPGPRPEPGPESHSRA from the coding sequence GTGACGACTCCCGCCGCCTTCCGCCGCCCCGCCTGGGCCGGCCGCAACTACACCCTCCTGACGACGGCCGCGGTCGTCACCAACCTGGGCAGCCACGGCGCCCTGATCGCGGCCGCGTTCGCGGTCCTGGAGTCGGGCGGCGACGGCGGGGACGTCGGCCTGGTCGCGGCGGCGCGCACCCTCCCGCTGGTGCTGTTCCTGCTGATCGGCGGCGCGATCGCGGACCGTCTGCCCCGCCACCGTGTGATGGTCGCGGCGAACACCCTCAACTGCCTCTCCCAGGCCGTCTTCGCCGTGCTGGTGATCACCGGCACGGCCGACCTGTGGCAGATGATGCTGCTCTCCGCGCTCGGCGGCACCGGCCAGGCGTTCTTCAACCCGGCCGCCGAGGGCATGCTGCTCTCCTCGGTCACCGCCGAACAGGCGGGCCGGGCCTTCGCGCTGTTCCGTCTCGCCTCGCAGGGCGCGACCATGACGGGCGCGGCCCTCGGCGGCGCCATGGTCGCGGTGATCGGCCCCGGCTGGGTGCTCGCGGTGGACGCCGCCGCGTTCGCGTTCGCCGGCGCGCTGCGCGCGTTCCTCGACGTCAGCCACATACCGGACCGCGAGCCGGGCCACGGCATGCTGGCCGATCTCCGGGACGGCTGGCGGGAGTTCACCGGCCGTACCTGGCTGTGGGCGATCGTCGTCCAGTTCTCCCTGGTAAACGCGGTCATCGTCGCCGCCGACGCGGTCTACGGCCCCCAGGTCGCCCGCGACAGCCTCGGCGGACCCGGTCCCTGGGGCCTGGCCCTCGGCCTCTTCGGGGCCGGCAACGTCGTCGGGGCACTGCTCATGACCCGCTGGAAACCGCGCCGTCTCCTCCTCGTGGGCGTCCTGTGCGTGTTCCCGTTCGCCCTGCCGTCCGCCGCGCTCGCCGTCCCGGCGCCGATCTCCGTGCTGTGCGTCGCGATGTTCGTCAGCGGTCTGTCGATCGAGGTGTTCGGCGTCTCCTGGATGACCGCGCTGCACCAGGAGATCCCCGAGGACAAGCTGTCCCGTGTCGCGGCCTACGACTGGTTCGGCTCGGTGGCGATGGTGCCGCTCGCCGCCGCGCTGGCGGGTCCGGCGGAGAGCACCTTCGGACGTACGGCGGCCCTGTGGGGCTGCGCCGCGCTGTGCGTGGCCGCCACGGCGGCGGTCCTCGGCGTACGGGACGTACGGAACCTGACCCGGCGCACGGTCCCGGTGGCCCTGGCCAAACCGGCGGGCGAGCCCGAAGCCGAGCCCGGCCCCCGCCCCGAGCCCGGACCCGAGTCCCACAGCCGAGCCTGA
- a CDS encoding spermidine synthase: MNEAIPVSRAIDQGTAKLMPDVDRERAWLLTVDGAPQSYVDLDEPTHLEFEYARRLGHVLDTVAEPGRALDVLHLGGGALTLPRYVAATRPGSRQEVVEYDRGLLELIVEQLPLPGDAAIALHGADAREWLEAAPSDSADVVVGDVFGGSRVPAHLTTVAYARAAGRVLRADGVYLANLADAAPFAFVRSQLATLATVFEELVLIAEPGVLRGRRFGNAVLVAAHRPPDIAALARRTAADAFPARVEHGPALRAFIGGAAPVREEDAVPSPEPPAGAFGIG; encoded by the coding sequence GTGAACGAAGCCATACCCGTCTCCCGTGCCATCGATCAGGGCACCGCCAAACTCATGCCGGACGTCGACCGGGAGCGGGCCTGGCTGCTGACGGTGGACGGGGCGCCGCAGTCGTACGTGGACCTGGACGAGCCGACGCACCTGGAGTTCGAGTACGCGCGACGGCTCGGTCATGTGCTGGACACGGTGGCGGAGCCGGGGCGGGCGCTCGACGTGCTGCACCTCGGCGGGGGCGCGCTGACCCTGCCCAGGTATGTCGCCGCCACCCGGCCCGGGTCCCGGCAGGAGGTCGTCGAGTACGACCGGGGTCTGCTGGAACTGATCGTCGAGCAGCTGCCGCTGCCCGGCGACGCGGCCATCGCGCTGCACGGCGCGGACGCGAGGGAATGGCTCGAAGCGGCCCCCTCGGACTCCGCCGACGTGGTCGTCGGCGACGTGTTCGGCGGCTCACGCGTCCCGGCGCATCTGACGACCGTGGCGTACGCGCGGGCCGCCGGACGGGTGCTGCGCGCGGACGGGGTGTATCTCGCGAACCTGGCCGATGCCGCGCCCTTCGCGTTCGTACGGTCCCAACTGGCCACGCTCGCCACGGTGTTCGAGGAGCTGGTGCTGATCGCCGAGCCGGGTGTGCTGCGCGGCCGGCGGTTCGGGAACGCCGTGCTGGTCGCCGCCCACCGGCCGCCCGACATCGCCGCCCTGGCCCGCAGGACCGCCGCCGACGCCTTCCCGGCCCGGGTCGAGCACGGCCCGGCGCTGCGCGCCTTCATCGGCGGCGCCGCGCCCGTCCGCGAGGAGGACGCCGTACCGTCGCCGGAGCCGCCCGCCGGAGCCTTCGGCATCGGCTGA
- the tuf gene encoding elongation factor Tu, with amino-acid sequence MSKTAYVRTKPHLNIGTMGHVDHGKTTLTAAITKVLAERGAGTFVPFDRIDRAPEEAARGITINIAHVEYETDTRHYAHVDMPGHADYVKNMVTGAAQLDGAILVVSALDGIMPQTAEHVLLARQVGVNHIVVALNKADSVEDGEDNVLIDLVELEVRELLTAHGYGGDSVPVVRVSGLKALEGDPRWTASIDALLDAVDTYVPMPERYLDAPFLLSVENVLTITGRGTVVTGAVERGTVHVGDRVEVLGAEVETVVTGLETFGKPMAEAQAGDNVALLLRGVPRDSVRRGHVVAAPGSVVPKRHFTAQVYVLSAREGGRTTPVATGYRPQFYIRTADVVGDVDLGEVGVARPGDRVTMSVELGRDVPLEPGLGFAIREGGRTVGAGTVTAVQ; translated from the coding sequence ATGTCCAAGACTGCTTACGTCCGCACGAAACCGCATCTCAACATCGGCACGATGGGCCATGTCGACCACGGCAAGACGACCCTGACCGCCGCCATCACCAAGGTCCTCGCCGAGCGCGGGGCTGGCACGTTCGTGCCGTTCGACCGCATCGACCGCGCCCCCGAGGAGGCGGCGCGCGGCATCACCATCAACATCGCGCACGTCGAGTACGAGACCGACACCCGGCACTACGCGCACGTCGACATGCCGGGCCACGCCGACTACGTGAAGAACATGGTCACCGGGGCCGCGCAGCTCGACGGGGCGATCCTCGTCGTCTCCGCGCTCGACGGGATCATGCCGCAGACCGCCGAGCATGTGCTCCTCGCCCGCCAGGTGGGGGTGAACCACATCGTCGTCGCGCTGAACAAGGCCGACTCCGTCGAGGACGGCGAGGACAACGTGCTGATCGACCTCGTCGAACTGGAGGTCCGCGAGCTGCTCACCGCGCACGGGTACGGCGGCGACTCCGTACCCGTCGTACGGGTCTCCGGTCTCAAGGCGCTCGAAGGGGACCCGCGGTGGACGGCGTCGATCGACGCGCTGCTCGACGCGGTGGACACGTACGTCCCGATGCCGGAGCGGTATCTGGACGCGCCGTTCCTGCTGTCCGTGGAGAACGTCCTGACCATCACCGGCCGGGGCACCGTCGTGACCGGGGCCGTCGAGCGCGGCACCGTCCATGTGGGCGACCGGGTCGAGGTGCTCGGCGCCGAGGTGGAGACCGTCGTCACCGGCCTGGAGACCTTCGGCAAGCCGATGGCGGAGGCGCAGGCCGGGGACAACGTCGCGCTGCTGCTGCGCGGGGTGCCCCGGGACTCCGTCCGGCGCGGTCATGTCGTGGCCGCGCCCGGAAGCGTCGTGCCCAAGCGGCACTTCACCGCCCAGGTGTATGTGCTGTCGGCGCGGGAGGGGGGCCGTACCACCCCGGTGGCCACCGGGTACCGGCCGCAGTTCTACATCCGTACCGCGGACGTGGTGGGCGACGTCGACCTCGGGGAGGTCGGGGTCGCGCGGCCGGGGGACCGGGTCACGATGAGTGTGGAGCTGGGCCGGGACGTTCCGTTGGAGCCCGGGCTCGGGTTCGCGATCCGTGAGGGCGGCCGGACCGTGGGGGCGGGGACCGTGACGGCCGTCCAGTAG
- a CDS encoding TVP38/TMEM64 family protein gives MLDATTRSGGTATVLPRAAATELAVAVPAASSVPAAPVVPPGRAARWGRVLLSPWARFSLLVALLLGAVSAVLLFEPQRLLADGWPPQLSGAAAVVMFAVAYGLCTVAFVPRPILNIAAGALFGSQLGLVSALGGTVLGAGIAFGLGRMLGQDALRPLLRHRWLKSADGQLSRHGFRSMLAARLFPGVPFWAANYCASVSRMGYLPFLLATALGSVPNTAAYVVAGARASSPTSPAFLIAMACIAIPALIGAAVAWRKRHHLRAR, from the coding sequence ATGCTCGATGCCACCACCCGCTCTGGGGGCACCGCCACGGTCCTTCCCCGGGCCGCCGCCACGGAGCTCGCCGTCGCCGTCCCGGCCGCTTCCTCCGTCCCGGCCGCTCCCGTCGTGCCGCCGGGGCGCGCCGCCCGCTGGGGCAGAGTGCTGCTCTCGCCGTGGGCGCGGTTCTCGCTGCTCGTGGCGCTGCTGCTGGGCGCGGTGTCGGCGGTCCTGCTGTTCGAGCCGCAGCGGCTGCTGGCCGACGGCTGGCCGCCCCAGCTGAGCGGTGCCGCGGCGGTGGTGATGTTCGCGGTGGCGTACGGGCTGTGCACGGTGGCGTTCGTGCCGCGGCCGATCCTCAACATCGCGGCGGGCGCCCTCTTCGGCTCCCAGCTGGGTCTGGTGTCGGCGCTCGGGGGCACCGTCCTCGGGGCCGGTATCGCCTTCGGCCTCGGCCGTATGCTCGGCCAGGACGCCCTGCGGCCCCTGCTGCGCCACCGCTGGCTGAAGTCGGCGGACGGACAGCTCAGCCGCCACGGCTTCCGCTCGATGCTGGCGGCCCGGCTCTTCCCGGGAGTGCCGTTCTGGGCGGCCAACTACTGCGCGTCCGTCTCCCGTATGGGCTACCTCCCCTTCCTGCTCGCCACCGCCCTCGGCTCCGTCCCGAATACGGCCGCCTACGTCGTGGCCGGTGCCCGGGCCTCCTCCCCGACCTCGCCCGCCTTCCTGATCGCCATGGCCTGCATCGCGATCCCGGCCCTGATCGGCGCGGCGGTGGCCTGGCGCAAGCGCCACCACCTGCGGGCCCGCTGA
- a CDS encoding thiolase family protein → MRDAVVVEAVRTPIGRGRSNGSLAQVHPVELLAHTLRALVDRSGVDPALVDDVIGGTVDQVGEQAMNTTRYAVLSAGFPEAVPATTVDRQCGSSQQAVHFAAQGVMSGAYDMVVACGVESMSRVPMWSNVPPGKDPFGPGVAARYPEGLVPQGISAELIAAKWSIGREEMDAFAVSSHRKAAAAWEAGRFDAEVAPLDGVTHDECVRPGSTTEILAGLRPAYHDPAFGERFPQIEWNVTAGNASPVNDGASAVLITSGETAARLGLRPLARLHAFAVTGSDPLLMLTGVVPATEKVLRRAGLTVDDIDLFEVNEAFASVVLAWQRETGADLRKVNVHGGAIALGHPLGASGARLTTTLVHALRERGARFGLQTMCEAGGLANAMVVEAV, encoded by the coding sequence ATGCGTGACGCAGTCGTCGTCGAAGCCGTACGCACCCCGATCGGCAGGGGCAGGTCGAACGGCTCCCTCGCCCAGGTCCACCCGGTCGAACTCCTCGCCCACACCCTGCGCGCCCTCGTCGACCGCTCGGGCGTCGACCCGGCGCTCGTCGACGACGTCATCGGCGGCACCGTCGACCAGGTCGGCGAACAGGCCATGAACACGACCCGTTACGCCGTCCTCTCGGCGGGCTTCCCGGAGGCGGTGCCCGCGACCACGGTCGACCGGCAGTGCGGTTCCTCCCAGCAGGCCGTGCACTTCGCGGCCCAGGGTGTGATGTCCGGGGCGTACGACATGGTCGTGGCCTGTGGCGTCGAATCGATGAGCCGGGTGCCGATGTGGTCCAACGTGCCGCCCGGCAAGGACCCGTTCGGGCCCGGTGTGGCCGCGCGCTACCCCGAGGGGCTCGTACCGCAGGGCATCAGCGCCGAACTGATCGCCGCGAAGTGGTCGATCGGGCGCGAGGAGATGGACGCCTTCGCGGTGTCGTCCCATCGCAAGGCCGCGGCCGCCTGGGAAGCGGGCCGCTTCGACGCCGAGGTCGCCCCGCTGGACGGGGTGACACACGACGAGTGCGTACGGCCCGGCAGCACGACCGAGATCCTCGCCGGGCTCCGGCCCGCGTACCACGACCCCGCGTTCGGCGAGCGGTTCCCGCAGATCGAGTGGAACGTCACCGCCGGGAACGCCAGCCCGGTCAACGACGGGGCCTCGGCCGTGCTCATCACGTCCGGCGAGACGGCGGCCAGGCTCGGGCTGCGCCCGCTGGCCCGGCTGCACGCGTTCGCCGTGACCGGCTCCGACCCGCTGCTGATGCTCACGGGAGTCGTACCGGCCACCGAGAAGGTGCTCCGCCGCGCCGGGCTCACCGTCGACGACATCGACCTCTTCGAGGTCAACGAGGCGTTCGCCAGTGTGGTGCTCGCCTGGCAGCGGGAGACCGGGGCGGACCTGCGGAAGGTCAACGTCCACGGCGGCGCGATCGCCCTGGGGCACCCCCTCGGGGCGAGTGGGGCGCGGCTGACGACGACGCTGGTGCACGCCCTGCGGGAGCGCGGCGCCCGCTTCGGGCTGCAGACCATGTGCGAGGCGGGCGGGCTGGCCAACGCGATGGTGGTGGAGGCGGTGTGA
- a CDS encoding winged helix-turn-helix transcriptional regulator, with translation MPASRDPRPCSIADALAIVGEKYSLLVLREVCLGNSRFDQLARNIGAPRDVLATRLRRLVDAGILDKHAYSERPQRFEYRPTRAGLELEPVLMTLMAWGDRHLRKDDDRPMVIEHICGNELIPTVTCKACGTEVHHEDLTAHPQTPGWKVTGPTAG, from the coding sequence ATGCCCGCCTCCCGTGATCCGCGCCCCTGTTCCATCGCCGACGCGCTGGCGATCGTCGGCGAGAAGTACTCCCTGCTGGTCCTGCGCGAGGTCTGCCTGGGGAACAGCCGCTTCGACCAGCTGGCGCGCAACATCGGGGCCCCGCGCGACGTGCTGGCGACCCGGCTCCGCCGCCTGGTCGACGCGGGCATCCTGGACAAGCACGCCTACAGCGAGCGCCCGCAGCGCTTCGAGTACCGGCCCACCCGGGCGGGGCTGGAGCTGGAGCCGGTCCTGATGACCCTCATGGCATGGGGCGACCGCCATCTCCGGAAAGACGACGACCGCCCCATGGTGATCGAACACATCTGCGGCAACGAACTGATCCCGACCGTCACCTGCAAGGCCTGCGGCACCGAGGTCCACCACGAGGACCTCACGGCCCACCCCCAGACCCCGGGCTGGAAGGTGACGGGCCCGACGGCCGGCTGA
- a CDS encoding cupin domain-containing protein — MHLTCSEAYVVTGGRGAVQTLTTSGYEVTPLAPGTVAWFTPGTIHRLVNEDELRITVLMQNSGLPEAGDAVLTLPPEYLTDPETYAAATRIPVDAPEEERERVARARRDLALEGYRALRDASGPEPLAAFHRAAAALVRPRLAEWRARWERGARVAAAVTGEQLERLERGDVSHLADAVVRAEGPVEHGKFGMCGRLDVYKGE, encoded by the coding sequence ATGCATCTGACCTGTTCGGAGGCGTACGTCGTCACCGGCGGGCGCGGGGCCGTGCAGACGCTGACCACGTCCGGGTACGAGGTGACGCCGCTGGCGCCCGGGACGGTCGCCTGGTTCACCCCCGGCACGATCCACCGGCTGGTCAACGAGGACGAGCTGCGGATCACCGTGCTCATGCAGAACAGCGGGCTCCCGGAGGCGGGCGACGCCGTCCTCACGCTGCCCCCGGAGTATCTGACCGACCCGGAGACGTACGCCGCCGCCACCCGTATCCCGGTGGACGCGCCGGAGGAGGAGCGGGAGCGGGTCGCCCGCGCCCGGCGGGACCTCGCCCTGGAGGGCTACCGGGCCCTGCGCGACGCCTCCGGCCCCGAGCCGCTCGCCGCGTTCCACCGGGCCGCCGCCGCGCTCGTACGGCCCCGGCTCGCGGAGTGGCGGGCGCGGTGGGAGCGGGGTGCGCGGGTCGCCGCCGCGGTGACCGGGGAGCAGTTGGAGCGGCTGGAGCGGGGGGACGTGTCGCATCTGGCCGACGCCGTCGTGCGGGCCGAGGGGCCGGTCGAGCACGGGAAGTTCGGGATGTGCGGGCGGTTGGACGTCTACAAGGGGGAGTAG
- a CDS encoding DUF6807 domain-containing protein produces the protein MTFHDGLRVVHAHGDRITVTEPTTGVELLSYVYRPEAAWEAPKPYLHPLRTLAGDVVTDFRPNDHRWHKGLQLTASHLSGQNLWGGNSYVHGEGYLPIPERVGSMTHTGFDVVESDGERVVIAERLTWHPYTGELWADEERRIEIHDVDTASGSWALTWTSVITNRRDEPLLFGSPTTAGREMAGYTGLFWRGPRAFRDGRIIGPDAEGPGLMGEQAPWLAYSGEHDGTDGHATLLFVHAPENDHTGAGGAHPAHWFVRNEPFAAVAPSWAFFDELELAPGDTLTRCYRVVVADGAWEREEIAKYLEAHPW, from the coding sequence ATGACCTTCCACGACGGGCTGCGCGTGGTCCACGCCCACGGCGACCGGATCACGGTCACCGAACCCACCACCGGCGTCGAGCTGTTGAGCTACGTCTACCGGCCCGAGGCGGCCTGGGAGGCGCCCAAGCCGTATCTGCATCCGCTGCGGACGCTCGCCGGGGACGTCGTCACCGACTTCCGGCCCAACGACCACCGCTGGCACAAGGGCCTGCAGCTGACCGCCTCGCATCTGTCGGGGCAGAACCTGTGGGGCGGCAACTCCTATGTGCACGGCGAGGGTTATCTGCCGATCCCCGAGCGGGTCGGCTCGATGACGCACACCGGGTTCGACGTCGTCGAGTCGGACGGCGAGCGGGTCGTGATCGCCGAGCGGCTGACCTGGCACCCGTACACCGGGGAGCTGTGGGCCGACGAGGAGCGCCGGATCGAGATCCACGACGTCGACACCGCGTCGGGTTCCTGGGCGCTGACCTGGACGAGCGTGATCACCAACCGCCGGGACGAGCCGCTGCTGTTCGGCAGTCCGACGACCGCCGGGCGGGAGATGGCGGGCTACACGGGCCTGTTCTGGCGCGGTCCGCGCGCTTTCCGGGACGGGCGGATCATCGGGCCCGACGCCGAGGGACCCGGGCTGATGGGCGAGCAGGCGCCCTGGCTGGCCTACTCGGGTGAGCACGACGGCACCGACGGCCACGCCACGCTTCTCTTCGTGCACGCGCCCGAGAACGACCACACGGGAGCGGGGGGCGCCCACCCGGCGCACTGGTTCGTCCGCAACGAGCCCTTCGCCGCCGTCGCCCCCTCCTGGGCCTTCTTCGACGAACTGGAGCTGGCCCCCGGCGACACGCTCACCCGCTGCTACCGGGTCGTCGTGGCCGACGGCGCCTGGGAACGGGAGGAGATCGCCAAGTACCTGGAGGCGCACCCGTGGTGA
- a CDS encoding Gfo/Idh/MocA family protein — MPTTSNDPSPTPDHCPPTPLAGRRVRAAIIGIGAIGGGSHLPALERLAEEGETEVVAAVDIDADAVAKFCAEHGIPHGYTDLDRMLAEQRPDLVSICTPPTLHRDQTITALRAGAWVWCEKPPVPTLADFDAVEAEEGAETGGPYASIVFQHRFGSGSRHVGRLLAERSLGRPLVAHCQTTWYRDTAYYAVPWRGRWATEGGGPAMGHGIHQMDLLLDLLGPWSEVRAMAGRLVHDVETEDVSTALVRFESGALATVVNSVLSPDEVSRIRIDCERATVELTHLYGHSNADWAITPAPGTPEEDAAAWRDFGEDVPSSHLAQLRELVASMRAGERPRSSGADGRTSLELIAALYKSAFTDATVRRGEIGPGDPYYTAMHGGAPGWAPGTAQVSADRSSADAGSTGTSEEITA, encoded by the coding sequence ATGCCCACAACCAGCAACGACCCGAGCCCGACGCCGGACCACTGTCCCCCCACCCCCCTGGCCGGCCGCCGCGTCCGGGCCGCGATCATCGGTATCGGCGCCATCGGCGGCGGCTCCCATCTGCCCGCGCTGGAGCGGCTCGCCGAGGAGGGCGAGACCGAGGTCGTCGCCGCCGTCGACATCGACGCCGACGCGGTGGCGAAGTTCTGCGCCGAGCACGGCATCCCGCACGGCTACACAGATCTCGACCGCATGCTCGCGGAGCAGCGGCCCGACCTGGTCAGCATCTGCACCCCGCCCACCCTGCACCGCGACCAGACGATCACCGCGCTGCGGGCCGGGGCCTGGGTGTGGTGCGAGAAGCCGCCCGTGCCCACGCTGGCCGACTTCGACGCGGTCGAGGCGGAGGAGGGCGCGGAGACCGGCGGACCGTACGCCTCGATCGTCTTCCAGCACCGCTTCGGCTCCGGCTCGCGGCACGTCGGGCGGCTGCTCGCCGAGCGGAGCCTCGGACGTCCGCTCGTCGCCCACTGCCAGACCACCTGGTACCGCGACACCGCCTACTACGCCGTGCCCTGGCGCGGCCGCTGGGCCACCGAGGGCGGCGGGCCCGCCATGGGCCACGGCATCCACCAGATGGACCTGCTGCTCGATCTGCTCGGCCCGTGGAGCGAGGTCCGGGCGATGGCGGGGCGCCTGGTCCACGACGTGGAGACGGAGGACGTCTCCACCGCCCTCGTCCGCTTCGAGAGCGGCGCGCTGGCCACCGTCGTCAACAGCGTCCTCAGCCCCGACGAGGTCAGCCGCATCCGTATCGACTGCGAACGCGCCACCGTCGAACTGACCCATCTGTACGGCCACTCCAACGCCGACTGGGCCATCACCCCGGCCCCCGGCACCCCGGAGGAGGACGCGGCCGCCTGGCGGGACTTCGGCGAGGACGTGCCCAGCTCCCACCTGGCCCAGCTGCGCGAACTGGTCGCGAGCATGCGCGCCGGGGAACGCCCGCGCAGCAGTGGCGCCGACGGGCGTACGAGCCTGGAGCTGATCGCCGCGCTGTACAAGTCCGCGTTCACCGACGCGACCGTACGGCGGGGGGAGATCGGCCCCGGGGACCCGTACTACACGGCCATGCACGGCGGCGCCCCCGGGTGGGCGCCCGGAACCGCCCAGGTGTCCGCCGACAGGAGCTCCGCCGACGCGGGCTCCACCGGCACGAGTGAGGAGATCACCGCATGA
- a CDS encoding undecaprenyl-diphosphate phosphatase has translation MSWFESLILGLVQGLTEFLPVSSSAHLRLTAAFSGWEDPGAAFTAITQIGTEAAVLIYFRKDIANIISAWSRSLFNKEMRSDHDAQMGWLVIVGSIPIGLLGVTLKDQIEGPFRDLRLTATMLIVMGIVLGVADRLAARDETGGKHRAAKERKSLEQLSIKDGLIFGLCQAMALIPGVSRSGATISGGLLMGYKREAAARYSFLLAIPAVIASGGYELKDAMEGGHVSWGPTIFATVIAFFVGYAVIAWFMKFISHKSFMPFVWYRIALGVVVIVLVSMGVLSPHAGESGG, from the coding sequence ATGTCTTGGTTTGAATCCCTCATCCTCGGACTCGTCCAGGGGCTGACCGAATTCCTCCCCGTCTCCTCCAGCGCGCATCTGCGCCTGACCGCGGCCTTCTCCGGCTGGGAGGACCCGGGCGCGGCCTTCACCGCGATCACCCAGATCGGCACCGAGGCCGCCGTGCTGATCTACTTCCGCAAGGACATCGCCAACATCATCTCGGCGTGGTCGCGCTCCCTGTTCAACAAGGAGATGCGCAGCGACCACGACGCCCAGATGGGCTGGCTCGTCATCGTCGGCTCCATCCCGATCGGTCTCCTCGGTGTGACCCTCAAGGACCAGATCGAGGGCCCCTTCCGCGATCTGCGCCTCACGGCCACCATGCTGATCGTCATGGGCATCGTCCTCGGTGTGGCGGACCGTCTCGCCGCACGCGACGAGACCGGCGGCAAGCACCGCGCCGCCAAGGAGCGCAAGAGCCTCGAACAGCTCAGCATCAAGGACGGTCTGATCTTCGGCCTCTGCCAGGCCATGGCCCTGATCCCCGGCGTCTCCCGCTCCGGCGCCACCATCAGCGGCGGCCTCCTCATGGGCTACAAGCGTGAGGCCGCGGCCCGCTACTCCTTCCTCCTCGCCATCCCGGCCGTGATCGCCTCGGGCGGGTACGAGCTGAAGGACGCGATGGAGGGCGGCCATGTCTCCTGGGGCCCGACGATCTTCGCCACCGTCATCGCCTTCTTCGTCGGCTACGCGGTCATCGCCTGGTTCATGAAGTTCATCTCGCACAAGAGCTTCATGCCGTTCGTCTGGTACCGCATCGCCCTCGGTGTGGTGGTGATTGTGCTGGTCAGCATGGGTGTGCTGAGCCCGCACGCGGGCGAATCCGGCGGCTGA